A stretch of DNA from Thiomicrospira sp. XS5:
TGACTGACGTAAACGTGCAAACTGCCGGACACCACAATCGTGTCCATAAATGGTTTCACCGGTTCGGTCACACACGCTTGTAACGGGAAAATTTCAATCGGCGTTTTAATGTCCAGCATTTCGGTAATACGCGGCGTAGAACCCGCCACCATCGAAATCACTTTTTTGGCTTCGACAAACCCTTTGTCCGTCTCCACCCCAACGACTTTACCACCTTTGGTTTTAATATCCGTCACGCGGGTTTTTTGGTGGATTTCCACCCCGCGCATTTGCGCGCCGCGAGCATAGCCCCAAGCCACGGCGTCATGGCGTGCCACCGAGCCGGGCGCATGATACAAAGCGCCCATCACCGGGTGCTGACCGTTACAGGACATATCCATGTAAGGTACTTCTTTCTTGATGGTGTCCACATCCACGACTTCACTGTCGATGCCGTGATGTTTATTCACCTCAGCACGCCATCTCATGGTGCGCATCGCACTATCTGTGTGCGCCAGCGTAAAGTGCCCTCGTGTCGAATAGAAGATGTTCAAATCAAAGTCATCGCTTAAGTCTTCGAACAGCTTCAAACTCTCGTCGTAGAACTTAACCCCTTCAGAAGTCAGGTAATTTGAACGAACAATCGTGGTATTTCGGCCGGTATTCCCGCCACCGATATACCCTTGCTCCAACACCGCGACATTGGTAATACCGTGTTCTTTTGCCAGGTAATAAGCACAGGCCATTCCATGACCGCCGCCGCCGATAATGACGACGTCATAAGCCTTTTTCAAAGGCTTTTCTTCCGGGAAAAAACGCGGTTCGTCTTCCGATTTCTTCCAGGCATATTTCATTAATCTGAGAGGCATTCCAGTCTCCTAAGCGAACACAACGGTTTTATTGCCGTAAATCAACACACGGTCTTGTAAGTGGTACTTCAAGCCACGCGCCAATACATTCTTTTCAACGTCCTTCCCAAGCACCACCATTTCTTCGGCGGACTCACTGTGCGACACGCGCGCCACGTCCTGCTCGATAATCGGCCCGGCATCCAAATCTTCCGTCACATAGTGACAGGTTGCGCCGATCAGTTTCACCCCACGCTCATACGCTTGGTGATACGGCTTGGCGCCAATAAATGACGGCAAGAAACTGTGGTGAATATTGATAATCTGGCCTGGGTATTTTTGGCATAACGCCGGCGGAATAATTTGCATGTAACGCGCCAATACGATGGTATCCGCTTGATAGTGATCCACCCAGTTAACGACTTCATCAAACACCTGAGGTTTATTTTCCGGCGTCACCGGAATATGCAAATAAGGGATGCCGTACCATTCAACCAACCCTTTCATGTCCAAATGGTTGGAAATCACGCACGGAATCTCACAATCGATTTCGCCACTGCTCCAGCGATACAACAAATCCGCTAAACAATGATCCTGCTTACTCACCATAATTAACACACGTTTTTTACGGTCTGAAGAGCTTAGCTGCCACTTCATATCGAACTCGTCGGCAATTTTAGAAAAAGCCTCACGAAACGCCGCTTCATCCATTTGGATATCGGTGATTTCGTTACGCATGAAAAACTGACCGGTGTGTCTATCCGCGTGATGATTCGCCTCGGCGATCATGCACTTATGCTCTGCCAGAAACGTCGACACCTTGGCGACGATTCCCACGCGATCCGGGCATGAAATGGTTAAAACATATGAATTCTGCTGCATTATTTTCCCCTTGAGAAACTTTGATTCATATATTAAGACATTGATATTTTCATTTCAAGAACTTTTTGTTCATTTTATGAAAATACTTTTCGCCCAAATTAAAATCAAACCAAGAGGTGAAACAGAAAAACGCACAAAACGCTTTTAAACAGGAATTTACGAGCGCGAAAAAACAAAAACGCCGACGGGGCACACAAAGAATGAATGCGCATCGCAAGCTAGAAAACGCGAAAGATGAATAAAGAGTGTTATAAAGAATGAAAAGGAAATGTAAAAAACCGAAGGCGGTTTTCAAAGAGCAAAACGAAAAAAGGCGAACGCCAAAAACAAAAAAACCCTTCGATTGAAAACCAATAAAAGGGCTTAAGAATGGTTTAAAACAGAGTTTATACCGGAGTAACGTTCTCTGCTTGTGGTCCTTTTTGACCTTGTGTCACTTCCATTGTAACCGCTTGACCTTCGGCCAACGTTTTACGACCGGTTCCGTTAATGGCCGAGAAGTGTACAAACACATCCTTTCCACCCTCTTGCTCGATGAAGCCGAAGCCTTTCTCATCGTTGAACCACTTGACCGTGCCTGTAACTAAATCTGACATGCTTTTTCCTTTCTAACAAATAAAACAACTCCCAACTCCCTGACCAACATTTAAAAAAATGAAACTTGTCAAAAACTTAGGAAATTTCATTATAAAGAAAATCCACCGAAATTCTTGTTAATTTTTCGTATTTTGAAAAAAAGTCGAAAATGTCGTAAAAAAGCCACAGAACAACAGCTTAACCACCGAATGCCCTCTAACGATAAGCGGTGATTTCAGACCGCAAGGCCAATTCCGCCGGGTAAGGATGAAAAAACACCTGCGTTTCCAGATAGTCGGAACCATAATGGCTCAAGAACTGTTGCAACACTTTAATCACCGCAATCAACGGAACAATGCCGTTACGGAATTCTTCAACCGTTTCCCGATAATGCGTTTTCTCATCTTCCGTTAATTGCTTTTTGAAGTAGCCATACAGGTGATCCAATACATTAATTACGCTGCCACGCTTGGAGCGGTGCGCCAATAACGCCTGTAATTTGGTTTCATATTCTTTCAGGCTGTCCGCCAGGGTGTCCTGATGAGTCTCCGCCACAATGGGCCCCATCTCTCGATAAATCGATTCCGATTTGGACAGCAGCAGATATTTATGGTCCCGGTGAAAGGCCTGAAAATCCGCCACCGTCGGCTCGCCCGCCAAAAACTCTCGCCACCGAGCGGCGGTAAACACCCGCATCATAAAATTCTCGCGCAACCAGGCATCCTGCAAACGGCCTTCCTCTTCCAAGGCCAGGCCGGGCGCTTGGCGTTGCAACATGGCCGTAAACATGCCCTGGCCCATTTTATCTTGTGACCCGAACCATTCCCCGCTCGGACGATAAATTTTGATCCGCTCCAAGCCGCACGTCGGTGAACGGGATTTCACCACGGCGCCATCAATTCCCTGTTGCAACAATTTCGGCACCATTTTGTCATTATAGCGTTGAATGCCCTCAGTCACATCTTGTTCGGTCCGTGTGCCGCGAACCCGAATATCGCCATCCACATTCACCAATCGAATGGTTTCACGCGGTGTCCCCAGTACAGGCGCCTCCGGGCAGAAAGGCAGAAAATCCGCATACTTCGCTAAATGATGATTAATAAAATCGTCCTGGGCATGGCCCCCATTATAACGACACTCCGTTCCACGCAAACAATCGGAAACGGCAATCTTTAATCTCGGAAATTTTTCTTCGGCAGTGGATAACGGCATTATCAGCTCCTTACATCACTGGAAACGGCATTTTCACAATCCAGCATTATTTGTACAAAACATATACAATATTGTACAACCAATACAATTCCATTATACTCTTTTCTAACCAAGTAACACCTTTCCCGTATTCGGGAGCGCCCTAGCCGTT
This window harbors:
- a CDS encoding DUF523 and DUF1722 domain-containing protein, whose amino-acid sequence is MPLSTAEEKFPRLKIAVSDCLRGTECRYNGGHAQDDFINHHLAKYADFLPFCPEAPVLGTPRETIRLVNVDGDIRVRGTRTEQDVTEGIQRYNDKMVPKLLQQGIDGAVVKSRSPTCGLERIKIYRPSGEWFGSQDKMGQGMFTAMLQRQAPGLALEEEGRLQDAWLRENFMMRVFTAARWREFLAGEPTVADFQAFHRDHKYLLLSKSESIYREMGPIVAETHQDTLADSLKEYETKLQALLAHRSKRGSVINVLDHLYGYFKKQLTEDEKTHYRETVEEFRNGIVPLIAVIKVLQQFLSHYGSDYLETQVFFHPYPAELALRSEITAYR
- a CDS encoding FAD-dependent oxidoreductase, with amino-acid sequence MPLRLMKYAWKKSEDEPRFFPEEKPLKKAYDVVIIGGGGHGMACAYYLAKEHGITNVAVLEQGYIGGGNTGRNTTIVRSNYLTSEGVKFYDESLKLFEDLSDDFDLNIFYSTRGHFTLAHTDSAMRTMRWRAEVNKHHGIDSEVVDVDTIKKEVPYMDMSCNGQHPVMGALYHAPGSVARHDAVAWGYARGAQMRGVEIHQKTRVTDIKTKGGKVVGVETDKGFVEAKKVISMVAGSTPRITEMLDIKTPIEIFPLQACVTEPVKPFMDTIVVSGSLHVYVSQSSRGELVMGASVDPAELHSTRSTLDFVEGLTDQMMDLFPFTSRLKIMRQWAGMSDITPDFAPIMGKTDVEGFYLDAGWGTWGFKATPVSGKTMAHTVATDSTHELIKPFSLDRYSKFELVGEKGAASVGH
- a CDS encoding cold-shock protein, with the protein product MSDLVTGTVKWFNDEKGFGFIEQEGGKDVFVHFSAINGTGRKTLAEGQAVTMEVTQGQKGPQAENVTPV
- the purU gene encoding formyltetrahydrofolate deformylase, yielding MQQNSYVLTISCPDRVGIVAKVSTFLAEHKCMIAEANHHADRHTGQFFMRNEITDIQMDEAAFREAFSKIADEFDMKWQLSSSDRKKRVLIMVSKQDHCLADLLYRWSSGEIDCEIPCVISNHLDMKGLVEWYGIPYLHIPVTPENKPQVFDEVVNWVDHYQADTIVLARYMQIIPPALCQKYPGQIINIHHSFLPSFIGAKPYHQAYERGVKLIGATCHYVTEDLDAGPIIEQDVARVSHSESAEEMVVLGKDVEKNVLARGLKYHLQDRVLIYGNKTVVFA